A window from Primulina eburnea isolate SZY01 chromosome 2, ASM2296580v1, whole genome shotgun sequence encodes these proteins:
- the LOC140824189 gene encoding uncharacterized protein, with amino-acid sequence MGKEVLAKRLVVDCLLEFEGKYLSANLMILAMEDFECIMGIDLLTKYRATVDFYQRLFHFRPEGDENWFFFGEGARPPMPVVSAVKAQQALAKGGEGYLIYAVDVSKSVIDVKNIPVVDEIPDVFPDEIPGFPPEREVDAEIEFRWGGGGSDGYGSEGMVANLMEAMHDLGSNF; translated from the exons ATGGGAAAAGAGGTTTTAGCTAAACGACTTGTAGTAGACTGTTTGTTAGAGTTTGAGGGAAAATACTTGTCTGCCAATTTGATGATATTGGCTATGGAAGATTTCGAATGTATTATGGGAATCGACCTATTGACTAAGTATAGGGCGACTGTAGATTTTTATCAACGTCTTTTTCATTTTCGTCCAGAAGGAGACGAGAATTGGTTCTTCTTCGGTGAGGGAGCTCGACCTCCAATGCCAGTAGTGTCTGCTGTAAAGGCACAACAGGCTTTAGCGAAAGGAGGAGAAGGATACCTCATTTATGCTGTTGACGTATCAAAGAGTGTAATCGACGTGAAGAACATTCCAGTTGTCGATGAaattcctgatgtttttcccgaTGAAATTCCTGGATTTCCTCCAGAGAGGGAAGTGGATGCGGAGATAGA GTTTCGCTGGGGAGGGGGAGGAAGTGATGGTTATGGGAGTGAGGGGATGGTTGCAAATTTAATGGAAGCAATGCATGACTTGGGCTCCAActtttga